In Macaca thibetana thibetana isolate TM-01 chromosome 8, ASM2454274v1, whole genome shotgun sequence, one DNA window encodes the following:
- the NRG1 gene encoding pro-neuregulin-1, membrane-bound isoform isoform X16: protein MASFYKHLGIEFMEAEELYQKRVLTITGICIALLVVGIMCVVAYCKTKKQRKKLHDRLRQSLRSERNNMMNIANGPHHPNPPPENVQLVNQYVSKNVISSEHIVEREAETSFSTSHYTSTAHHSTTVTQTPSHSWSNGHTESILSESHSVIMMSSVENSRHSSPTGGPRGRLNGTGGPRECNSFLRHARETPDSYRDSPHSERYVSAMTTPARMSPVDFHTPSSPKSPPSEMSPPVSSMTVSMPSMAVSPFVEEERPLLLVTPPRLREKKFDHHPQQFSSFHHNPAHDSNSLPPSPLRIVEDEEYETTQEYEPAQEPVKKLANSRRAKRTKPNGHIANRLEVDGNTSSQSSNSESETEDERVGEDTPFLGIQNPLAASLEATPAFRLADSRTNPAGRFSTQEEIQARLSSVIANQDPIAV, encoded by the exons AGCATCTTGGGATTGAATTTATGG AGGCGGAGGAGCTGTACCAGAAGAGAGTGCTGACTATAACTGGCATCTGCATCGCCCTCCTTGTGGTTGGCATCATGTGTGTGGTGGCCTACTGCAAAACCAA GAAACAGCGGAAAAAGCTTCATGACCGTCTTCGGCAGAGCCTTCGGTCTGAACGAAACAATATGATGAACATTGCCAATGGGCCTCACCATCCTAACCCACCCCCCGAGAATGTCCAGCTGGTGAAT CAATATGTATCTAAAAACGTCATCTCCAGTGAGCATATTGttgagagagaagcagagacatCCTTTTCCACCAGTCACTATACTTCCACAGCCCATCATTCCACTACTGTCACCCAGACTCCTAGCCACAG CTGGAGCAACGGACATACTGAAAGCATCCTTTCCGAAAGCCACTCTGTAATCATGATGTCATCTGTAGAAAACAGTAGGCACAGCAGCCCAACTGGGGGCCCAAGAGGACGTCTTAATGGCACAGGAGGCCCTCGTGAATGTAACAGCTTCCTCAGGCATGCCAGAGAAACCCCTGATTCCTACCGAGACTCTCCTCATAGTGAAAG GTATGTGTCAGCCATGACCACCCCGGCTCGTATGTCACCTGTAGATTTCCACACGCCAAGCTCCCCCAAATCACCCCCTTCGGAAATGTCTCCACCCGTGTCCAGCATGACGGTGTCCATGCCTTCCATGGCGGTCAGCCCCTTCGTGGAAGAAGAGAGACCTCTACTTCTCGTGACACCACCAAGGCTGCGGGAGAAGAAGTTTGACCATCACCCTCAGCAGTTCAGCTCCTTCCATCACAACCCCGCGCATGACAGTAACAGCCTCCCCCCTAGCCCCTTGAGGATAGTGGAGGATGAGGAGTATGAAACGACCCAGGAGTACGAGCCAGCCCAAGAGCCTGTTAAGAAACTCGCCAATAGCCGGCGGGCCAAAAGAACCAAGCCCAATGGCCACATTGCTAACAGATTGGAAGTGGATGGCAACACAAGCTCCCAGAGCAGTAACTCAGAGAGCGAAACAGAAGATGAAAGAGTAGGTGAAGATACACCTTTCCTGGGCATACAGAACCCCCTGGCAGCCAGTCTTGAGGCAACACCTGCCTTCCGCCTGGCTGACAGCAGGACTAACCCAGCAGGCCGCTTCTCGACACAGGAAGAAATCCAGGCCAGGCTGTCTAGTGTAATTGCTAACCAAGACCCTATTGCTGTATAA